Below is a window of Cryptococcus neoformans var. neoformans JEC21 chromosome 12 sequence DNA.
CCCAACAGCCTCCCGAATTGAAAGCCTTACAATTGCCTCTTGCTCATagccctcttctttgacctGCGACAAATGCTTCCGCTAGAAGTCACAGCAGTGCTTGCAGTTGACACGGCAGCAACGACGACTACCAACTCGGAACTCGAGACGGAACTGGCAGCACTGGTGGGGGTGTACCAGCTAATGCTTGAAGAGAGGGCTGAGCTTGTtgcagagaaagagggagaggaggagccATCAGTGATGACGGCGAGGTTGCCACTTATACTGGCACTACTGGTGGCAGTGTCGATAGAGgtggaagcagaggaagatgaggagacAGTAGTAGCGTTAGTGCTGTTGGATAAAGAGCCACATAATCCGGCCTTATCGGCAACATCAGAGGCGACAAATACCTGCACAAACCATTAGCTATCATCGAAATGTCGTtgagcagagaagaagaagccgtCTTACGAAAGGCTGGCCGGAAGTCCATGTGACGGTAAGAGAACCATCGCTGTCAGTAGTAGAAGTAGAGCACGAAAGAAGACTAATAGTTGGTGAGCAATGTATATGAACACAAAGAGCGGAAATAGGCTTACTCGATGACAGAGACAGAGCCGCCAAATTGGGTGTTTTTGATAGCCCAAGTGCCGGTACCAGACTGGCCCCGCTAACATGGATCATCAACAAAGTAATAGGGAAAGGTACACAAATAATCACTCACATTAGTCAAGACAATCAAAGCCTCTTCTCGCTGAAGGGCAATGTCCTGATCCTGAATGGCAAGAACTGTAGCAACAGCATTATACAGCTCACCAACACCGCCCAACCTATTCCTAATGTTATTGAGGTTTGTGATCCTCCCAAAGGTAACCCCATCAGTGGCATAATTATTGTAATTCCAAAGCGCCTCCCGATTCTGAGGGTCCGTAGGACCATCGGAGATGTCTTGCTCCAAACCGTAATACACAATCGGCATACCGCCGTACATGAACATACCGACAATAGCGTTGTAAACGAGTGAAGCGTCAGATGTAAGAGAATTGAATCGAGGAAGATCTTGGTTGTCGAGGAATGTGCCAATGACTGTAGGATCAGGATAGGATGAGGCGGCGAGGTTGATGTAGTATTCGAGGGTGGACATTTTGTCGCCACCGGTGAAAACGTTGACAAAGCCGTACATGAGGCCGAAACCACAAACAGAGTCAATGCCACCAGCACTTTGGTATTCCCCCGCGTATCTGCCAGTGGTCAGCTTTAGTATCAAGCTAGATATCATTCGTAAGACTTACTCGGTGTTGTCACCTGCGACTTCACCCATGCAGAACGTGCCGGCGGCCTCGCAGAAATCGTGCTGGAATTCTTTGCTCATATGCTTGCTCGCATCAATTCTGAAACCATCTATCCCGTACTCGGTGACATACCCACCAACCCAGTCCTTGAGTACGCTAGCGACAGAGTCGCTTTCAGTTTTGAGATCAAGCAGCGCCACATCCCCGTTGTCATCTCCTGTCACAAGCCAGCAGACTTGCTCGGAAGTGTGGTTTCCCCAGCTGATATCACATCGTGTGTGGAAATCGGAAGGGTccttgaagagaagggtaCCATCGGCATCTGAAGCGAGTGCAGAGGCATCGAGAGAGTAGGAAGTGGCTGCAAGAGCGTTAATAGCAATGTCGACCATGAGGTACATTCCTCGGTCGTGGACCGCAACCGAGAGGGCTTTGAGATCGGAAGCTTGGCCGAAATGGGGGTTGAGTTTAGTCGGGTCTGCTGTCCAGTATCCCTACAGCTGAATGTCATTACTGCTTGCTGGGGGACGCAAGTATTGAAACTTGTCGGATACTTACGTGGTAAGCTTCGCCATACTTAGTATTACCTTCAATGTTGAGAGCGGTAGGACTGATCCAGATGGCATCAAATCCCATATTCTGGATATAGTCTAGCTTCGAGATGATGGTTTGCCATGTACCACCGCAGTAGTTAGTAGCGCCTAACGGACATGTTGTGTCGTCAGAAGGAGGTGCGAAACGGTCAGTAATAAGTCTGCTCGAGGGTTAATACGGGCCTTGCTGGAGAGCGACGTGCTCACTGATAGATAGATCTTGATCGCCATTCGTCGCTGGTAGCTCCCTGAGCGATGGCGAGGAGTGGGAGGAGTGAGATAAGTTTTGAAAGGACAGGCATTGTGCACCTCTTGTGAATAAATGAGTGTGGATTGAAAAAGAGTGGCAGGATGATGGAGCAAAGATAGAGGCTGTGAGTTATTATCGGTCGGGCGTTGGAATAAATAATGGAACGAAATCAGCGAGAACATGGTATACGACAACATCCTTTGTTTGTTGAGCATGCAAAACCAGGCGccagcttcttctgccaCTTGGCCGTCGGCCCGTGCGTCCTTTTGCGTTTCATCCGCCCATTGTTTACATGCTGTGCTTGCCAAGACGGCATTCTTGGCGGGCGGCGAATGAAAATTGGGTGATGACCGTGAAAGGGACGCGCAGATCAGGATGGAACATGAAACCTTCTTCACAGTTACCTATTGTTTTCTATGCGGTTACTAACTGTAATCTCGGcgcccttttccacccGTATTACGTAAATAGAAACGCGTCGCGTAGGTCAGGATCGAGGTGCCATCAGACAGCGAGGAATGCCCGGGCCTCACAAATGCTTATCTTTGTCCGATTTCTGCTTATCACATGGTGAGATATCCGATGCCGACGCGACGCCGATTATTTGCACATCACTTTAGCCTTCCTTTCCAGATTCCCAACATCATCGTCTAGATTGATGATATTAAAACCCAAAGATGACTTCCACCTTCAGGCAGCCCTCTCGTGAGTCTTTGTTGTTAACACTGAAGACAGGCAGTACTGACATGATGCGACCGGTAAGTATTCGATCATTTCCATCGTATACCCAATCCATATGCTCAAAAGGGTTTAGAGTATGTGACTCCTGGAAAAGAGCTCCGGAAGTTGAAGCGCaaggagcaaaaggaaCGCCGGATCGAACAGAGACGGGCACatttgaagaaaaggtcaCAACTACTGGCTGAGAGGGCTACGATCGTCGCGAAGAGACCAGTTTGGCATGATATACCAGACTGGGGAGATCGTACAGACTGTCCCCTTTTCAAACTTCCTCCGGAAATACTGGACTTGTGCTTTGGTACTGAACTTGACAATGATCTTTCGGTATGTTGTCATTCAACGAATAGTGGGCTAAGGAAAATCAGCTGGCTGATAATAAGCGTTTTCGATAGCTACGAGAATACATAGCCCTAGCTGCCGTCTCTAGATATTTCCGACAGCAATTCACTTCTGAAGTGTTCCTGGTGAGTCTTTTCGTCTCCTCACTACAACCTCAACTTCATCAATCCTTACATTCTCCACTATGCTACGCAGGCGATTTTTCTCCACGTCACTGGTGACTGTCGGGAATCTTTAGATAAACACGCAGAACACATATTTTCCACCCACGTCGaagactggagagaagagaaaccCCTTCCAAAGATCAGTGAATCCATATATATCGCTTCTATGCCTCACGACCAATGGACTCGCGCCGAATACGAATACCACACAGCTCTTCAAAAGTTTTATCGAAGCCGGTATATGGTTATGTACCTCCGAGGAGAGATCCATCGATGCCCCTCCGGGGGAACAAACAAATGGATCGGCAACGTTAGTTATACTCATTCAAATACTATGGGAGACAAGAGTATTTACTACTCGAGTACTGTTCCTGGGCTCAAAGACGGTGAAACATATGACCCAAAAGATCCCACTTGTCTCCATGCGGATGTCCTGGACAAGAGTAtttatccttgttgctCAGACTGGAGCATGGATACGgagattgatgaggatgaaccAGAACTCAACAAGTGGAAGACAATCGTCGAAAACTATCACGTAACGTACGAGTCCGATTTCTGGAACCGCAAAGCTGAGGAGATATTACGGAGGCGAAGACGAAAGAGATATAGGCGGAAACAAAGCAGTCGGCCAGGGGAGCCTGCTAAACGTGTAGATACTAAATTAGACCTGTCCAGTAGTGACGACAGTGGGTATGACACTGATGACCTACAGAAACTCGTAAATGATGACGAACTGGGAAATGAGACGGAAGATGGGCTTGATGGTTACGATGGAGATAACGAGGATACagctgaaggaaagaacGACGAGATCAACTCCGAAGTCCCGGAGAACCAAGAAAAACTTGAACTTATGATGCTCCGCACGCTGGCCATAAAAGCTCGTGATAGTCGGGAAGCGTatgaaaagagaaaggaaggggaggagacgaAGGATGAACCGGAATCGGACGATGGCTGGGTTGTACCACTCCCCGGAGATCCAGAAAGGGAGGCTCTTGCTTTGAAATTTCTCGAGTACGTTCTTGAGCCGGAACCGCACGACCATTGGCCAAGCCATGTGAGAAGGACGATTGCGCGTAACATCAACTCTCACGCTGTTGCTGAAGATGTGAGTTGCCAAACTTGTCGTCGCAAAAAGTTCCTTTTTAACGTAATTGTATCTATTTACAGGATGCTATCGAAGTTTACGGAGTTACCAAAGAGGAATTATATGGTCTCAAACATTATCATGGTGCCCTTTGGGAAAAAACTGTGGGTCGTCTTCTGTAGCAATTTGGTCCAGTACCTTTAGTCTTGATA
It encodes the following:
- a CDS encoding alpha-amylase AmyA, putative, with the protein product MPVLSKLISLLPLLAIAQGATSDEWRSRSIYQLITDRFAPPSDDTTCPLGATNYCGGTWQTIISKLDYIQNMGFDAIWISPTALNIEGNTKYGEAYHGYWTADPTKLNPHFGQASDLKALSVAVHDRGMYLMVDIAINALAATSYSLDASALASDADGTLLFKDPSDFHTRCDISWGNHTSEQVCWLVTGDDNGDVALLDLKTESDSVASVLKDWVGGYVTEYGIDGFRIDASKHMSKEFQHDFCEAAGTFCMGEVAGDNTEYAGEYQSAGGIDSVCGFGLMYGFVNVFTGGDKMSTLEYYINLAASSYPDPTVIGTFLDNQDLPRFNSLTSDASLVYNAIVGMFMYGGMPIVYYGLEQDISDGPTDPQNREALWNYNNYATDGVTFGRITNLNNIRNRLGGVGELYNAVATVLAIQDQDIALQREEALIVLTNRGQSGTGTWAIKNTQFGGSVSVIDLLSCSTSTTDSDGSLTVTWTSGQPFVFVASDVADKAGLCGSLSNSTNATTVSSSSSASTSIDTATSSASISGNLAVITDGSSSPSFSATSSALSSSISWYTPTSAASSVSSSELVVVVAAVSTASTAVTSSGSICRRSKKRAMSKRQL
- a CDS encoding expressed protein, which codes for MTSTFRQPSLFDHFHRIPNPYAQKGLEYVTPGKELRKLKRKEQKERRIEQRRAHLKKRSQLLAERATIVAKRPVWHDIPDWGDRTDCPLFKLPPEILDLCFGTELDNDLSLREYIALAAVSRYFRQQFTSEVFLAIFLHVTGDCRESLDKHAEHIFSTHVEDWREEKPLPKISESIYIASMPHDQWTRAEYEYHTALQKFYRSRYMVMYLRGEIHRCPSGGTNKWIGNVSYTHSNTMGDKSIYYSSTVPGLKDGETYDPKDPTCLHADVLDKSIYPCCSDWSMDTEIDEDEPELNKWKTIVENYHVTYESDFWNRKAEEILRRRRRKRYRRKQSSRPGEPAKRVDTKLDLSSSDDSGYDTDDLQKLVNDDELGNETEDGLDGYDGDNEDTAEGKNDEINSEVPENQEKLELMMLRTLAIKARDSREAYEKRKEGEETKDEPESDDGWVVPLPGDPEREALALKFLEYVLEPEPHDHWPSHVRRTIARNINSHAVAEDDAIEVYGVTKEELYGLKHYHGALWEKTDLVLYPRMAVEALTLRSHGGPLGHYRFIIDRHARKLR